In Rhodamnia argentea isolate NSW1041297 chromosome 1, ASM2092103v1, whole genome shotgun sequence, the genomic window GCTAAGTGAGCCGGTAATGGACATTTGAGGGAGCCATTTGCCCAAATCCCATGGACTTGGAAGAAATTTTGGTGACCGAGTGGAGATCATCCTGGCCCATTCAAGCCCACATAAATTATGGCTAGGTGGGTCTTTTTTAGAAAGTCACAGAAGCCAATAGGTGGGCCGGGCAGCACACGAGAAATAAACCGGAGTATCGAACTCTAATATCACGTTAGAATGTTCAATCCAAAAGAGTATGAAAATTAGGTGAAAGGAGACTCCGGGTGCATTTTGGGAGAGCATTTGGTAAAAGTTTTTGCGTAAATGCAAATGACATTAGACCAACGAGCTTCACgtgatgaaaataaaaatcactgCGCTCGAGACGTGACATATTGGGGGACGCAACCAGCAATTGAACCCAGTAGAGCTCTTGCGCATCTGCTTTCGTGAAGAGGGGTCAATGGTCAATGGCATGTTGACTGGTAATCATATGGAGTTTCCTTTCTTCATCCTTGTCACCCAAACTCCTATAAATATGGATGAAGCTCGACGATGACGAAACCAGAAAATACAGCAAGTAGCGACTTCGAGATATCATCCGAAAATGGCCGGGGTTCGGATTCCGCGAGTGAAACTCGGTGCGCAGGGTCTTGAGGTTTGCATTCGAAACTACTTCTTCCTTGGTCATGCTTTAATGGTGCACGAAGGAGGTGGAGGTTTTATCGCATCGTTTCATTGTTTGTGGTTGATTATCCTCTCGTGGATTTGTATAAGCTGCCTAATGCTAAAATGTAAGAGctttcgtttcttcttcttcttcttcttcttcttcttcttctgttttggaACAATTGCAGGTTTCGAAGTTGGGTTTTGGCTGCATGGGACTCACCGGTATTCACAATGATCCGGTCCCGGAGGAAGCCGGCATAGCCATCATCACCGATGCGTTTGCCAAGGGGATAACATTCTTCGACACGTCGGATATATATGGACCCAAAATCAATGAAATTCTTGTCGGAAAGGTAATGTGAAGAAACCGCAACACACAAAACTGGTAATGTAGTCTTTTAGCTGATAAATTTTACTTGCTTAATACAAAAACTTTGTCATCTTGTAAGCGCAGGCATTGAAGAAGTTGCCCCGGGAGGAGGTACAGTTAGCCACCAAATTCGGTATCGTGAAAATCGAAGCGGACAATGTTGTGATCAAGGGGACGCCTGAATATGTACGCTCGTGCTGCGAGTCGAGCCTCGAGCGCCTCGGTGTCCAATACATTGACCTCTACTACGTGCATCGGATTGACACATCTGTCCCCATAGAGGAAACGGTGAGTTCGTTTAGCAGCTCTTCCTGTTTGTGGATAATTACCGATGCGCGAAACGGGCTTTAGCCATCAGAAATTAACAAAACCAAAACGGTTTCGAAAAACCACAGATGGGGGAACTGAAGAAGTTGGCggaagagggaaaagtgaaGTACATCGGCTTGTCGGAGGCTAGCCCCGACACCATACGGAGAGCGCACGTGGTTCATCCCATGACGGCCTTACAGATGGAGTGGTCGCTCTGGACTCGCGACATCGAGCAAGAGATCGTCCCGCTCTGCAGGTACATTGCTGTTCACAGCCATCCTAGAAGGACTTCGAATCCTTTGCGAAGTTGGTCTCCGAAAAAGAGTCTTTTCGCTTTGCACGTTGTTTTCTTCTAACCTTTTGGCCTGCCTCTCGAAATTTTCAGGGAGCTCGGAATCGGCATCGTTCCATATAGCCCTCTCGGCCGTGGGTTCTTCGGCGGCAGGGGAGTCACAGCCACTGTGCCTGCAAATAGTTTTCTGGTATGTTAATAGTTAAACGGACTCTTCTTTCTTAAAAAGTTTTAGACTCATACATGCAAGATGgtccaaaagcttcttcactaATGATCGCTAAACTTTCCCCTCATTTCTCAGGAAAGACATCCCAGGTTTCAAGCAGAGACCCTGGACAAGAACAAGATTCTTTACTTCCGAATCGAGAAGTTAGCAAAAAAGCACAATTGCACCCCTATACAGCTCGCACTCGCATGGGTTCTCCATCAAGGAGATGATGTTGCGCCTATCCCTGGTGAGAATCTAATCTTCACGACATTCATTAGCAGAGACAACTTGGAATTGGAATTTCTGTTGTGACTTCATGCGGTTTTCCCGCAGGTACGACGAAGATTAAGAACCTGGATGATAACATTGGTTCCTTGGGAGTGAAGCTTACGGAGGACGACGTGAAAGAGATCTCGGACGCTGTACCGACCGATGACGTCGCCGGCGACAAGATCAACGAGCACTTTGTTCGCTGCTCGTGGAAGTACGCAAACACGCCCCCGAGAGACGGGAAATCGTCGGCTTACTAGACTTTTCTTTCGAGTGTGCTGATATGAAGCTTGTCTAGCTTctctgctcttttttttttcgctcctTGTAAACTCAGAATAAGCTTTAACGAAAGATGAAAACCAAACCAGGCGATTTCACAGTGAATGGGGCCTCCTTTTGTGCTCATGAAGCATTGGTTTGCTGGTGATAAAAACATGCTTGTTTTTTCATTCGCCTCTTTCGGCAGTGGCTCCCCCGATATAAAGGGTACGTTCTCGTTAAAAATGgaacaatttgaaaaagatcTTCTCGAAATTGATTGCtgaatgaaaaacatttcatcaTGCACGAAAATATTTGGATGTAAATTGTcgtcgataataaaaaaaagaattccgtTTACTAATTATTTAGAGTGAtgtaagcgattatttttagtaaAATCTTTcttaaataattcatttttcatgagacaaaCCAGCGTACTCTAGTCTGcctcatttttttcttgattcaaGAATGGATGTCTTCCAAGTTTAGGCCACTCCACTCGGGCCCGGCGCATCGATTAAGGTGGTATTTTATGGACCTTGACATTTATCTACTTTAAATAAGCTTTTtcgccataaaaaaaaagaacgataCAAGTTGTTAGGGATGTTAAGATTGATTTTGCAAGAATTAGCTTACTGAATGATGATGCGGACCCCATAACTTCCTCGTACAAACAGCTGTCCACATTCAAGAAACTATCTATATGATTAATTTCTAGCTTTACATCGAAACAGCAAAAAATGACGTCATAAAAAAGCCTTGTGACGTACTGGGTGATGCAAAACCTAAGTACTGTACCAACAGGTGGAGCATCTGCTTACGAAATGGTAAAAGCCACTTGTCCTTGATTGGGACCAAATGGGTCAAATAAACATGTGTGTGTTTCTGTCATTAATAATATTATCTCGTTTCCCTCCGGTCGTGATCGCCTCTGACTCCTATACATGTACGGTGGATGAAACTTGCTGGAAATgagaccagaaaaaaaaacaagttagCAGCAACTGCAAGAGCATCCGAGAATGGCCGACAATCGACGTCGGATACCCCGAGCGAAACTCGGAACTCAGGGTCTCGAGGTTTGCATCAAGAGAACACATCGTTTCTTGGTTTCGCGGATGATTTTGTGGAGATTCGTTTGATGGCTTAGAATTGCAGCTTCTTGCTCAAATATATTTGAATCttccttgttttgtttttggatgATCGCAGGTTTCCAAGTTGGGTTTTGGCTGCATGGGACTGACTGGAGTTTACAATGATCCGGTCCCTGAGGAAGTCGGCGTATCGATCATCGTGGAAGCCTTTGCCAAGGGCGTAACGTTCTTTGATACATCTGACGCATATGGACCCAAAGTTAATGAGATTCTAGTCGGGAAGGTAGGGCGAAAACTCGGAAATATGGCAATTCTTTGGCCGATTGAATTTCGGCGGCATTTTAGAATAAGCGGCTTCATATGTGCAGGCATTGAAGAAGTTGCCGCGGGAGGAGGTGCAGTTAGCTTCCAAATTTGGCGTGGTGAAAATGGAACCCGGCAATCTGGTGGTGAGGGGGACCCCAGATTATGTCCGCTCGTGTTGCGAGGCGAGCCTCGAGCGTCTTGGTGTCGAGTACATAGATCTCTACTACGTGCATCGCATCGACACGTCGGTCCCTATAGAGGAAACTGTAAGTCTGATTAGCAGGTTCCGTATCGGTTCGGTAGCAATTGCTCTGCTCGAACCAGCTTAAGATTTGCTAGTTTGCGAAAATTGCAGATGGAGGAGCTAAAGAAGTTGGTGGAGGAGGGAAAGGTGAAGCATGTTGGGTTGTTGGAGGCGAGCCCCGACACCATAAGAAGAGCGCACGTGGTTCACCCCATTACGGCCATACAAATGGAGTGGTCGCTCTGGACTCGCGACATCGAGCAAGAGATCGTCCCGCTTTGCCGGTAGTTACATTATATTGCTGTCCTAACactatcagaagtgaaaaacaagAACAGAGGAAACTCTGTTCGGCACATTTCTGATTTTAAACCTTCATAACTTGTACAATTTGGTACTTCATGCTGGACTTAATTACTGGGGTTTTTCTTCTGGTCGGCTTGTCCAATGTCGAAGGGAGCTCGGGATTGGCATTGTTCCTTACAGTCCTCTCGGCCGCGGGTTCTTTGGTGGCAAGGGCCCAAACAGTTTCCTGGTATGTAACTGCTCTGTTTTCAGACATGCcttgattagaaaaatcatgttcagTTCCCATTCATATCACGGTCTTAGAGCTTCATTCACTGGTCCACCTAGCTAATCTTTTGATTCTGTTTCTTTCTCAGGAGAGACATCTTCCTAGGTTTCAACCAGACAACTTGGACAAGAACAAGAGCTTCTATGCGCAAATCGAGAAGATAGCTGAGAAGTACGACTGCATCCCTCCGCAACTCGCGCTTGCGTGGGTTCTTCATCAAGGCAATGACGTCGTGCCTATCCCTGGTCAGCAGCTAATTTTGCACCATCTTGTCAACTCGAAGCATGTCACATTAGTTCAATGCCTTTTCTCCAGAATTCTCAGCTCACATCGCATTATAACAAGTTGAAAATTTGTGCCGTTTCTGCAGGAACGACGAAGACAGAGAATCTGGACAAGAACATCGGTTCCCTGAGAGTGAAGCTCACGGAGGAGGATGTGAAAGAAATCTCGGGTGTCATACCTATTGATGAGGTTGCTGGGAGCCGGATAAACAAGCACTATGCTTGCCACTCGTGGAAGAACGCGAACACGCCCCCGAGAGGTGGCAATTTTCCAGCTTAAGACTTGTTATGTGCAGCACTGTCAGGCATTGTTTTGGCTCTCTTGCCTTTATGCCTGTATGTGACTGAGGCCATAAAGTATCACAAAATAGTTTGAACGTAAAACCAGGGAATTTTAAGTGCTTGCTCTGTATTAAGAACATGTGAGGGAACATGTACTAAATTTCTAGAATAAGGAACTTTGAGCACCTTGCAAGACTGAGTGTGTTAGGAATAGACTTGACAGGAAAAAAGTTCATATGTACTTTAATTGATGGGGGCCAAATGATGATCTATCATCAAGTCGACGCATGTGCCAAAAGTTCCGCATCAAAACAGGAGTGGCCTAAACGggaaacattttgcatttggtgacaacAGAAATTGAATTTATGTCGTAAGCTTCATCTGCACGCACAAATTCATTCTTGAAGAGCGAAGCCGTCTAACGAATTTGAAAAAGAGGCGGACTTATATAGGACGGATGTTCACGTAGGGCTGTCGTTGTGCTTGAGACTTCGCGGCTTTACAATCCTGATGAACAGGTATTGCATTGGCCATACCAGATCGTTACTGCAAGGGAGGTATGTATGTTCCGGATGCGAGCAGCTGCAGGGCTTGTGCCGTCGTCCAACAAACTTGTCCAGCTAGAGTCTCAAAAGGCCGTCGGAGGGATGCATATCGAGCTGTTACGCCACAGAGAGCAACAGAGAGAGTCCGCAACTTTTGTCTAGGCAGTTTTAATTTCGTAGTCTGTTCCGTAGAATGAAATTTTGCCGTTGACATTTTGATTTCTGGCATCTTATTGTatcagaaaagaaggaaaaccagCAAAGAAATGCTTCATGAGCACAAAAGAAGCCAATAACTTAGAATTCCCTGTTTTGGTTTTGTTCTCACATAAGCTAttattgaattttattttctgGGTGCAGTTACAAGGAGCAAAAGAGAGCAGAGAGCCAAACAATGCTTCATCAACGCAATCAAATAGAATCCTGATAAGCCGGCAGTTTCCCATCTCTCGGGGGCGTGTTCGCGTACTTCCACGAGTTGCGGACGTAGTTCTCATTGCTCCTTTCGCCGGCAACGTCTTCAATCGGGATAGCATCTGAGATCTCTTTCACGTCGTCCTCCGTAAGCTTCACTCTCAAGGAACCAATGTTTTTATCGAGATTCTTGACTTTCGTCGTTCCTGCAGAAACCGCATAATCTCAAAACAGAAATCCCAATTCATGTCATCTGTTAATGAATGTCATAAAAGTTCGATCCTCACCAGGGATCGGCACAACATCGTCTCCTTGATGGAGAACCCACGAGAGTGCAAGCTGTACAGGGGTGCAGTCGTGCTTTTTCGCTAAGTTCTCCATTCGAGCATAAAGAACCTTGTTTTTGTCCAAATTCCCTGCTTGAAACCTAGGAAGAACCTTTCCCTGAGAAATGAGTGAAGAAGCTTTTAGATCATCGTGTATATGAAtgtgagaggttgaagaaagAAGCGCCCATTAAACTATTAACATACCAGGGGACTATTTGCAGGCAGAGTTTCTGTGACTCCCCTGCCACCGAAGAACCCACGACCGAGAGGGCTATATGGAACGATGCCAATTCCGAGCTCCCTGAAAATTTCGAGAGGCCGGCAAAAAGATTGAAAACGAAAACAAGCTACAAAGAGAAAAGGCTGTTTTTCGGAGAAAAATGATTCGAAGTCTGCTCTGATGGAGGCCAACAGCAATATACCTGCAGAGTGGGACGATTTCTTGCTCGATTTCACGAGTCCAGAGCGACCACTCCATCTGTAAGGCCGTGATGGGATGAACCGCGTGCGCCCTCCGTATGGTGTCGAGGCTGGCCTCCGACAAGCCGATGTACTTGACTTTTCCCTCTTCCACCAACTTCTTCAGCTCCCCCATCTGCGTTTTTCCGAAACCGTTTGGTTTTATTAATAGCTGATCGCTAAAGCCCGTCTACAGCATCTGCAATCATCCATAAGCAGGAAGAGCTGCTAAACGAACTTACAGTTTCCTCTATGGGGACCGATGTGTCAATCCGTTGCACGTAATAGAGATCAATGTATTCAACCCCAAGGCGCTGGAGGCTCGACTCGCAACACGAACGGACGTAATCAGGCGTCCCATTTGTCACTAGTACATCGTCCGCTCCGCGTTTCACCACACCGAATTTGGTGGCTAGCTGCACCTCCTCCCGCGGCAACTTCTTCAATGCCTGCGACAATGATaccaccaaatttttttttttattgtaatatCCACATAACGAAAATGTATACGCTAAAAGGATAAATTACCGGTTTTGTGTGTTTCGGTTCTTTCACATTACCTTTCCAACAAGAATCTCATTGGTTTTGTGCCCATACATGTCCGACGTGTCGAAGAATGTTATCCCCTTGGCGAACGCGTCGTTGATGATCGATATGCCGACTTCCTCCGGGACAGGATCAGTGTATACACCCGAGAGTCCCATGCAGCCAAAACCCAACTTCGAAACCTGCAATTATCCGAAAACATCATCGTCGTCATCACCGTcgtcggaagaagaagaaacgacaACTCACACATCTCAGCATGAAAGCGAACCTCAAGACCCTGAGTTCCGAGTTTCACTCGCGGAATCCGAACCCCTCCATGCTCGGCCATCTTCAGATGATATCTTGAAGCTGCTACCTGCTGTGTTTTTCTGGTTTCATGATCGTTAAAATCTCGTTCATATTTATAGGAGTTGAGGCGACGAGGATGAAGAAAGGGAAACTTCAAATTAAGGCTTGACCATGACCCATCACCTTGAGCTTTGGATCGCCCCGTACGTCACTTCATATATGACGTTGACTTATACTATTATTAGATTCTCGATATTTATCCGTGCACTTGTGACGTACTGGCTGGTGCAAACCTTGTAGTATCCAACAACACGTGGAGGCTGTGGAGCCGTTGGGTATCCTGTCACGGTCAGATTTCTGTTCCAACAAATTTTCACCGTGCtgcagccttttttttttttttttttatttggtgtcTAAACAAGTACGGTTTCtcccggacccaaaaaaaaaaaaaaaaaaaacaaagtacgATGTCATTCATTGATTTACTAAAGACGTGTTTATGACAAGAGTGAGACCGAATAAGTAGGATTAATATCATCAAGAATCTTAAATTAGTAagtatgtgataaatttactccaaaataatattttgatcattaaaaatttcaaattgatacacatgtgataactttaatcgaaattgatttttttaaccataaaaaacttcaaatttgtacacttttgacaaatttacctttcgttaattTCCATTTAATTAAGttgatatcacgaaaaatcttaaactaataTACATATGACAAATAGATGGTAAAAATCCCAATCTGTTACACCCATCAAGCGCCACTTGTCATCTAACTTAGTAATTTTActgaaaattttaacaaaaactaacagagggtaaatttattacaaatgtaccaaattggagtttttgatggtaaaaaaattagtttggagtaaatttatcacaagaatactaatttaaagtttttcgtgTATTAACCATAATAAATAGCAAAAGGATCGAGGTATCCCTTTTCGAAGGGCCTTGGCGATCCAATCATGCTGCAGCCATTGAGCCGTCCAcgagaaaggaaataaaactaATTAGTCAGAAAAGCGTCTTTCACATGATATATTGAGTAAAAATATACAAGCCCCCGTTACCCGTTACGTATATAGTGGCACCGAGGatagttctaaaaaaaaaaaactatttgagTGATCTGTTTACGTAAAGTTGATTCGAAAGCAAATTTACATTAATGATTTGATTAAGAGTCCGTTTTTTCGGCGAAGAAattataatttagaaaatattttgattaaaatgatcgcttatatcgcttacgtAAATACATAAACAAAAACTACAGTCATCGTCtgcgaaaatattttgatataaattgttatcgaaaATGAGAACATTCCCATGGGCTAATCATGTCAAGCGCGTGACCGACAAATTAACCTTTTTATGAAATGTTTTAAGAAACACTTCACGGTTCCGTGTGTAACGGCGGACCAACGGAGCTAGGGATGGTCCCGCGCCACCAGCCTCCATCCATTTGATATCTTGAAGTTGCTACTTGCTGTATTTTTTGGTCCCCTGATCACAAAAGTCATGCCTAGTTATAGGGGTTATAGGAATTTAGACaaggacaaagaaagaaaactccAAATGATGAATACTCAAAAAGGGTTTGACCACGACCCATCACGTAAGCAGATGCGCAAGAGCTCTACTTTGCTGAATAGTCGGATACTTTTGGCTTGCATCACCCAGTATGTCACGAGCATAGTGATTCTTAATTAGAAATTTTGGATgcagccttcttttttttttttaattttttatttggtgtCTAAACAAgtacggtttctcccgacccaaaaaaaaaaaaaaaacataaaaacaaacgAAGTACGATTTCATTCATTGATTTACTAATGAAGTGTTTATGACAAGAGTGAGACCTAAtaaatagggttaatatcatcaACAATCTTAAATTCGTAAatatgtgatacatttactccaaattaatattttgatcattaaaaatttcaaattgatacacctatgataactttaccggaaattgatttttttaacatcTAAAAAACGTTACTTGAATACTATAATTTTCTATTGCTATAACTCAACTTCAGATTGAACCGCACAGTTGGGAGCGATAATGGTGACAAATGCAGGTGCTTTAGATCGATTTCGGATGGGTTGTGAATTGCTGGAATTGGTTGCAGGATATTATGGTTAAACGACCCATCCTCGGAAGGTCGTCCATATGATTTCAATCGGGGATATGCAATATCAAAAGGGATATATGCATAATCCTAAGTAATATgtgaaattaaataaaatatcctaaatatctctagaatatatttaaatatcCTTAACATCCTCACCGGCCAAACTTCGCAGATTGTGTCGGGGGATGGCGATGAGGCTTGGGGTGGTGCTTGTTTTTCAAAATACGCGGTGGAAAATGTCCAAATCACCACAAAATGGTGATGGGTTCCCCGGATCCAAGACACGGTGGCGTGTGGCAGCGCGTGTGGAGGATGCCGGTGTCCGTTGCTCATGAAATTTTAGGGTTTGGCTTGTATGAGGGCGGCAAGTCTGATGGTGGTTCAAAATGAGCAGCGGAAGTGTTCCGAACAACAATCAAGGACTTTGGTTTTGGCAGAAAATCGAGAGTGGCGCGGTTGGTGTGGCTGGCGTCGTGGCCACCGCCTTGAAAAACTAACGTGGCTGCGATGGCGCTTCCTCGGAAAAGCTTGGCCCCGACACTAACTTGAAACTAAGAATCGGAGAAATTCTATATATTTTGATATGTAATAACAAAGATAGCAttagcctatttataggctttatgagATCACTATATAAGgaaatcaaataaacaaaaacaccATGTATAATCAATCAATGATATGCATTTATCAAAAGAGATATATGTATAATCTCGATCGATATGTATAATTAGATAAAATATCGTAAATCTTTCTAGAATATATCTAAATATCCTAAATTTCTCTAGAACACTAGTCAATGCTCCATCTGGGCTATTCTTGCTGTCATTGTGGTTTTTGAGTTCAGCTTagccattattattatttttgttttgtgtcggttttttcgtttttccctGTTTTTTAAGAATCACGACTGTTTCATTTTCAGCCGTATACGGACTAATGTTGGTTGAAAGTAAAATCTCAGAACATATTCGCTATTTAACATTTTCGGGGACCTTCAGTCTGGTCCTCAATTCCGAAAATTGGGAATCGGGACAGGCAGTTCGGCTCTCGGTTCCGGAAAGAACCGAACCAGATAGAgaatcgatcacccctaatttAGAGTAAATAACACTCAGAGCTCACAACAAGTGCGCCAGAGCTTTGTCTACCTTCACATTTTCCTTGGAAACCGGCTGACTTGTGTATCCGGTTTCCAGGGGAAAATTTCTTAGTTTAACACTAACCATTCTAAAAATCTCGAGTCTTGATCACCTCATACTCCTGTATATATTTGACTGGACGGAAATGGAATTTGCTTGAAAATGAGACCAGAGAAAACAAGTTAGTAGCAACTGCAAGAGCATCCTAGAATGGCCTCGGATTCCCCGAGTGAAACTCGGGACTCAGGGTCTCGAGGTGTAGATTCATTT contains:
- the LOC115743878 gene encoding probable aldo-keto reductase 1, producing the protein MAGVRIPRVKLGAQGLEVSKLGFGCMGLTGIHNDPVPEEAGIAIITDAFAKGITFFDTSDIYGPKINEILVGKALKKLPREEVQLATKFGIVKIEADNVVIKGTPEYVRSCCESSLERLGVQYIDLYYVHRIDTSVPIEETMGELKKLAEEGKVKYIGLSEASPDTIRRAHVVHPMTALQMEWSLWTRDIEQEIVPLCRELGIGIVPYSPLGRGFFGGRGVTATVPANSFLERHPRFQAETLDKNKILYFRIEKLAKKHNCTPIQLALAWVLHQGDDVAPIPGTTKIKNLDDNIGSLGVKLTEDDVKEISDAVPTDDVAGDKINEHFVRCSWKYANTPPRDGKSSAY
- the LOC115743882 gene encoding perakine reductase-like, translated to MADNRRRIPRAKLGTQGLEVSKLGFGCMGLTGVYNDPVPEEVGVSIIVEAFAKGVTFFDTSDAYGPKVNEILVGKALKKLPREEVQLASKFGVVKMEPGNLVVRGTPDYVRSCCEASLERLGVEYIDLYYVHRIDTSVPIEETMEELKKLVEEGKVKHVGLLEASPDTIRRAHVVHPITAIQMEWSLWTRDIEQEIVPLCRELGIGIVPYSPLGRGFFGGKGPNSFLERHLPRFQPDNLDKNKSFYAQIEKIAEKYDCIPPQLALAWVLHQGNDVVPIPGTTKTENLDKNIGSLRVKLTEEDVKEISGVIPIDEVAGSRINKHYACHSWKNANTPPRGGNFPA
- the LOC115743875 gene encoding probable aldo-keto reductase 1 isoform X1 codes for the protein MAEHGGVRIPRVKLGTQGLEVSKLGFGCMGLSGVYTDPVPEEVGISIINDAFAKGITFFDTSDMYGHKTNEILVGKALKKLPREEVQLATKFGVVKRGADDVLVTNGTPDYVRSCCESSLQRLGVEYIDLYYVQRIDTSVPIEETMGELKKLVEEGKVKYIGLSEASLDTIRRAHAVHPITALQMEWSLWTREIEQEIVPLCRELGIGIVPYSPLGRGFFGGRGVTETLPANSPLGKVLPRFQAGNLDKNKVLYARMENLAKKHDCTPVQLALSWVLHQGDDVVPIPGTTKVKNLDKNIGSLRVKLTEDDVKEISDAIPIEDVAGERSNENYVRNSWKYANTPPRDGKLPAYQDSI
- the LOC115743875 gene encoding probable aldo-keto reductase 1 isoform X2; amino-acid sequence: MAEHGGVRIPRVKLGTQGLEVSKLGFGCMGLSGVYTDPVPEEVGISIINDAFAKGITFFDTSDMYGHKTNEILVGKALKKLPREEVQLATKFGVVKRGADDVLVTNGTPDYVRSCCESSLQRLGVEYIDLYYVQRIDTSVPIEETMGELKKLVEEGKVKYIGLSEASLDTIRRAHAVHPITALQMEWSLWTREIEQEIVPLCRELGIGIVPYSPLGRGFFGGRGRESWN